The Dreissena polymorpha isolate Duluth1 chromosome 4, UMN_Dpol_1.0, whole genome shotgun sequence region ATCATCCTTCTTATGTATGGTGATTATAAACCCTTTATTCCAAGCTGACGGAAATTTGCCTGTATTTAAACTCATGTTCAAAATTGTTGTAGCCCGCAAAAATATCACATGCTGCTATAACATATTCGTTAAGCCATATATCTACGCCAAGCGATGTTCATTTTTAGAGGGTTATAGCTGTACAAACTTCATTACATGATACTAGGTAATCGAGGTCCCATAATACGTTGTAAATTGTCGAAATTAtgctttaaattaaattattcggCGTTATGTTCCATAGATTTAGTTGTATTCATTAAAACAACGTTTTAAGTGTTATTCAACAAAATATCTTGTTGACAAAGGATTGTTTAAAGTGCAATACATGACATGAAAGTACAGTACGTACGTAATTTAACGTACCTGTTCGAACGGGCATTTGCAATTCCATCCCTTAGGACCGCTGCCGTTGTCGAACAAGATGGGACAGATTGGTAAGTGCATCCTTTTGCTGTTGAGAATATCACATACGTCTGTCACGTGACAGAAGTCAAGTGGTAGGATCTGACAGAGTTCAGTGGTTGTGTTGTCTGCTGACAAAATGAACGAGTTGAGGAGCTGCAATCATTCAACAATAATACTTCACTAACTTGCCCAGGGTATTGCAGTGAAGACTTGGATACTCATTCACAATCGAACTCTGAATTTTATGAGAATAATCAATCGTTTACATGTCTGATCTTGTATCCTTAATGCTTAGCCAAAACGTTTACATAGTACTTGATTGCGAAGTGATATAATCGTcggtcatttttttaaatcctacacgtgaataatatatataggatctggcacgagctgtcatatcataccatattttattaaacgagttcaggaattttgttagtaagcgagcatttggcgagcttactaacgaatttcctggacgagtgtcagatattttttatcacatgcttttaaatgagcaaattaaataaatatttaagcaaacatattgattcatcccgaatgttgttaacatttcgtgacgtcatttgacgttgcaacgtcatttcagcaaaataacaaaatgcgattggtcaataaacgaataCTAAGCattgaaaacgcttaaaaatgttgtactacacatgtgttatataaaaaatgtaatggttgtattacatgggaaacagggtatagcatgtgataaacatATGTTAACTTTACATTTTAGAAAAACCCCATTATCTCTTTAAATGCACACCTCAAATGTTCCGTTTTCATGGGATGGTATTTTTCTCGTCACGATAAAGTGACCCTGCACTTTGATTTTTGGTGGAACGGTGTTGTCATGTATGTCCGGATGTAGAATAATAGGGCTTGGTGAAACGCTTAGGTTATAACCGTATACCACAGCTTCCGTCCTGTTGCAGTTTTCAAACGACGACATATTGGTTTTAACCTATGTCATTGTAAAAGTTGGCTTATTTCATAGTATATAAATGAGCAAACAAAACACCGATGTAAACATTCATTATGTTACTGTAAATCTGCAATGCTAATGTTGATTAATTCGTTTGACTTTAtctgaaaaaaatcatttaataccTTGAATGGAATTTATAAAGATCATGCATATGTAAACGattttgcacatagtttttgcgtatacgatagaaaaataacacttttttaaacagcacaataatataatgtttataaatgaattttataataccaaatgAAATTACTTTTGTTCTTAAGTCATCGATGCAATTTAAAAAGGATGAGACCAAGATTAAAATAAACCCCAATGTGCATATATTGTCATcaataataaacagaaaaaacataCCCAACCATGCTGACTTTGAAGGTTTCTAACCGGAATCCAGCATGCAATCCAAAAGTGTACACAAAACTTCCAAAATGAGAACGCAGCCATTGTAATAATTTCAACTGATTTAAAGGGAAGATTATGATTCCGCATACATTCACTATTGCGATAAAATATTGGTAAGTTTCAGTTTCTCCATAAATGCTTGAATATGTCCGCATGGTAGCAAGCGTTGTAAGtttgatttgttatttaaatattaaagaagaaagtgtttttaatattcTTAATATGCATCATATACAATAGACATTGCGAAACATTAGCGCCTTTCAAGTATCTATTATCTGATCAATTGaagtattaaacaaaataatttcgaTACCGCCTCCAGTTTGGCACGGAATCATTCATGCTTCGAAAAAAACAACTAACTCAATTAGAATTTTCTAAACTTAACCCCCGCtattcaaatatacatatatgGCTGTGCATGCATATAAAAAGTACTTCATACAAATTCAATTCATATAGATTTAACTACTTTTGATTTTCCCGCGCTCGAAAAAATGTGACAAACTTTTCATATTATAGAAATACAGATTGTTATCCAAAGCATTTAATACGTACTTTTTAGaagataatattgtttaatataacgAATCGTATGAATAGTCGAAATTCTCCGTAACTTACGGTAAAATAATTCTCTATATACATCGAACACATTGTTGACTCAGGTTTTATGTTCGGGAAGAAAGTATTTTTCATGGATCGCAATTTAAGCACAAATATATATAGTACTGTCAATTTTTACCCTAACAGTATTCCATGGTGTTTATATTTTAGATGCCCTGTACAAAATATTACCATCTCTGATCCGTGCAGATTATTCTCAAGTTGCATTTAAAAAGGAGGAAGATTTTCTTAAATTTATGACATCCTTCTTCACGTGGACTTTGGTTTAAGATTTCCTTGTGAGCGACTCAAATATCAATGTCTTAAACAATTGTAGGGTCTAAGAGTCTATAGCAGTAACAAAAAAAAACgcaaatgttttcaataattttttttaggaCGATACAATAATTAATTCGAACCATGAATAATAACGACCCTGTCAGTGAACAACTGAAACTTATGCTCATCTGAATCTCATGAACTTGCAATTGAATTGCACTTGCTTATACAGAATTGTGTATCATATGCTTTTATCCTGGTTTCATAACAGTACTTTGtaataattttgtgttttgaaatatttattcagcgtttagaaacaaaaaaaaatcaagcaaAACCTAAACATGAAAATGGAATTTGGTATACGCATTCACTTGATCTTTTTCATATAGAATTATGTCGAACAGCGCAACGTGGTGATCTAAAGGAAttcaagatggcgacgcccatgccgaGACAAGTtgttttcgccgttttatacccttttttacttttgtaatttttttaaaagtcgctcacttttcagccatatcagtatGAGAGTTATTAgcgtttatttcattttaatattcgaTCGACGTGAACACATTGCAACCGAGCACGAATAAGGTCGAAGAAACATTAATATGCCTGTTTAAATTCACTATTGTAATTGTTTCTAGttcaataataatatttgtttataaaaagctACAAAAGCTACATAAAAACAGTGATGGTATTGTAAATCCGACATCTTGTTGACCACGACACATTTACGATGACCTCTACGTTACATTAAAAACCTCGGGATCAGTCGCTTTCCTGAAAACagtacaatagctttgatacgaATAAGAATATGTTTGTAAACACGAGCTTTGTAAACTAAGTATATCCCACTATGATGAATAATTGAAGTTCCATGATGTTCATCACAGTTGACCTTCTAACCGTCATAATTCGGACAAGTAATACATTATATCGTACaatattcaaattttgaaataaattattaattgagctatatacaaacaataataaGCTTAATATACACGTAATAAATCAACTCtactaaaataatataatgtgattttgtttaatatattatattttttttcaatggcTTGTACCAATGTTCTTAATactatttttaaatgatttgtcgATTGTGAGACCCCCAAAATTGAAACGGTGCTATTCACCACATGAACGGCATTTCGCTATGCAAATATAATGCCTGAGATGCACATGTTCTTTCACACATTACTAAGCCACACCATATAAAAGCAATTTAATGGAAATACAACA contains the following coding sequences:
- the LOC127876114 gene encoding uncharacterized protein LOC127876114 isoform X3 — its product is MQLENNLHGSEMVKTNMSSFENCNRTEAVVYGYNLSVSPSPIILHPDIHDNTVPPKIKVQGHFIVTRKIPSHENGTFELLNSFILSADNTTTELCQILPLDFCHVTDVCDILNSKRMHLPICPILFDNGSGPKGWNCKCPFEQGTYIMPRGELPIHVFFPFRLHADFNIIAKIKENGVPLGCGSFKFSVRKATDPEAFNVT
- the LOC127876114 gene encoding uncharacterized protein LOC127876114 isoform X2, giving the protein MKNTFFPNIKPESTMCSMYIENYFTVKTNMSSFENCNRTEAVVYGYNLSVSPSPIILHPDIHDNTVPPKIKVQGHFIVTRKIPSHENGTFELLNSFILSADNTTTELCQILPLDFCHVTDVCDILNSKRMHLPICPILFDNGSGPKGWNCKCPFEQGTYIMPRGELPIHVFFPFRLHADFNIIAKIKENGVPLGCGSFKFSVRKATDPEAFNVT
- the LOC127876114 gene encoding uncharacterized protein LOC127876114 isoform X1, translating into MRNHNLPFKSVEIITMAAFSFWKFCVHFWIACWIPVRNLQSQHGWVKTNMSSFENCNRTEAVVYGYNLSVSPSPIILHPDIHDNTVPPKIKVQGHFIVTRKIPSHENGTFELLNSFILSADNTTTELCQILPLDFCHVTDVCDILNSKRMHLPICPILFDNGSGPKGWNCKCPFEQGTYIMPRGELPIHVFFPFRLHADFNIIAKIKENGVPLGCGSFKFSVRKATDPEAFNVT
- the LOC127876114 gene encoding uncharacterized protein LOC127876114 isoform X4 gives rise to the protein MSSFENCNRTEAVVYGYNLSVSPSPIILHPDIHDNTVPPKIKVQGHFIVTRKIPSHENGTFELLNSFILSADNTTTELCQILPLDFCHVTDVCDILNSKRMHLPICPILFDNGSGPKGWNCKCPFEQGTYIMPRGELPIHVFFPFRLHADFNIIAKIKENGVPLGCGSFKFSVRKATDPEAFNVT